A genomic segment from Bartonella ancashensis encodes:
- a CDS encoding alpha/beta hydrolase yields the protein MPEIIFNGPAGRLEGRYQPSQQKNAPIAIILHPHPQFGGTMNNKIIYDLFYIFQQRDFTTLRFNFRGIGRSQGEFDHGAGELSDAAAALDWVQTQHPSSRNCWVAGYSFGAWIGMQLLMRRPEIEGFISVAPQPNIYDFSFLAPCPSSGLIIHGDADKVSTPRDVQTLVDKLKTQKGITITQEILEGANHFFTGHTEKLIERCAHYLDSYLANEKNAPREIPFLNQKNKK from the coding sequence ATGCCAGAAATTATTTTCAACGGTCCTGCTGGTCGTCTTGAAGGACGTTATCAACCCTCACAACAAAAAAATGCACCAATCGCAATCATTCTTCATCCTCATCCTCAATTTGGGGGAACGATGAATAACAAAATTATCTATGACCTTTTCTACATATTCCAGCAACGTGATTTTACAACATTACGATTTAATTTTCGTGGCATCGGTCGAAGCCAGGGTGAATTTGATCACGGAGCAGGTGAACTTTCAGATGCCGCTGCTGCGCTCGATTGGGTACAAACACAACACCCTTCTTCTAGAAATTGCTGGGTAGCTGGATATTCGTTTGGGGCATGGATTGGTATGCAGCTTTTAATGCGTAGACCAGAAATAGAAGGATTCATATCAGTTGCTCCTCAACCCAATATCTATGATTTTTCATTCCTTGCTCCTTGTCCTTCCTCTGGCCTTATAATCCACGGCGACGCTGATAAAGTTTCAACTCCAAGAGATGTTCAAACTCTTGTTGATAAATTAAAAACGCAAAAAGGCATTACAATTACACAAGAAATACTAGAAGGTGCCAATCACTTTTTCACCGGTCATACTGAAAAGCTTATTGAACGATGTGCACATTATTTGGATTCCTATCTTGCAAATGAGAAAAATGCACCGCGCGAAATACCTTTTCTCAACCAAAAAAATAAAAAATAG
- the tyrS gene encoding tyrosine--tRNA ligase, with translation MPAFKSEFLHVMNERGFIHQISDEQGLDSLLLKETITAYIGFDPTASSLHAGSLLQIMMLHWLQKTGHRPIVVMGGGTGMIGDPSFKDESRLFLTQDNIIENINGIKKVFSNYLTFGDGKTDAHIVNNAEWLCKLNYIEFLRNVGKHFSVNRMLSFDSVKLRLEREHSLSFLEFNYMILQAYDFVELNKRYGLRMQMGGSDQWGNIINGIELGHRLGTPQLYAVTSPLLTTSSGAKMGKSLNGAVWLNKDMLSPYQFWQYWRNTEDSDVIRFLKLYTTLPMEEIAKLSVLQGTELNEAKKILATEITAMLHGDVLAHEAAETARKTFEEKTLGNKLPTFERNIADFKKGVGLLSLLVYVGLAKSNSEARRQVQGNAIRINDKIIDDETRLVVENDANFTGIIKISFGRKKHVLVKLV, from the coding sequence ATGCCTGCTTTTAAATCTGAATTTTTACATGTTATGAATGAACGTGGTTTTATACACCAGATTTCAGATGAACAAGGCCTTGATAGTCTTTTACTAAAAGAAACTATAACAGCTTATATCGGCTTTGATCCCACAGCTTCAAGTCTTCATGCTGGAAGCCTTCTCCAAATCATGATGCTCCATTGGTTACAAAAAACCGGCCATCGACCTATTGTTGTAATGGGTGGAGGTACAGGTATGATTGGTGATCCTTCTTTTAAAGATGAAAGCAGACTTTTTCTAACGCAGGATAATATTATTGAAAATATTAATGGTATCAAGAAAGTTTTTTCTAATTACTTAACATTTGGTGATGGAAAAACTGATGCACATATTGTTAACAATGCCGAATGGTTGTGCAAGTTAAACTATATAGAATTTCTACGTAATGTCGGAAAACATTTTTCCGTCAATCGTATGTTATCATTTGATTCTGTTAAACTTCGACTTGAGCGCGAACACTCCTTATCATTTCTTGAATTTAACTATATGATTTTACAAGCTTATGATTTCGTTGAGCTAAATAAACGCTATGGATTACGTATGCAAATGGGTGGCTCTGACCAATGGGGCAATATCATTAATGGAATTGAATTAGGACATCGCCTTGGAACGCCGCAATTATACGCAGTAACTTCACCTTTACTAACGACCTCTTCTGGCGCAAAGATGGGAAAATCCTTGAATGGTGCAGTATGGTTAAATAAAGATATGCTTTCACCTTATCAATTTTGGCAATATTGGCGCAATACGGAAGATAGCGACGTTATACGGTTTTTAAAACTTTACACAACACTCCCAATGGAAGAAATTGCTAAGCTTTCTGTATTACAAGGCACAGAACTTAATGAAGCAAAAAAGATTCTTGCAACAGAAATTACAGCAATGTTACATGGAGACGTTCTTGCTCATGAGGCAGCAGAAACTGCTCGCAAAACTTTTGAAGAAAAAACCCTCGGAAACAAATTACCAACCTTTGAAAGAAATATTGCAGATTTTAAAAAAGGCGTAGGGTTACTATCTCTTTTAGTATATGTAGGATTAGCTAAATCCAATAGTGAAGCACGTAGACAAGTTCAGGGTAATGCTATACGTATAAATGACAAGATTATCGATGACGAAACGCGCCTTGTTGTCGAAAATGATGCCAATTTTACAGGAATTATTAAAATTTCTTTTGGTAGAAAAAAGCATGTTTTAGTTAAATTAGTATAA
- the bcp gene encoding thioredoxin-dependent thiol peroxidase produces MAQLIQGDIAPDFKLSRDGGNQLQLSSLQGNPVVLYFYPKDDTSGCTNEAVNFSLLKGEFDKIGVTVIGISPDSVEKHNKFKEKHKLDVILVSDEEKNTLQDYGVWVQKSMYGRQYMGVERTTFLIDSSGKIAAKWQKVSVPGHAEKVLEAARELCSRLS; encoded by the coding sequence ATGGCACAGCTAATACAAGGTGATATCGCCCCTGATTTTAAATTGTCACGTGATGGTGGAAATCAATTGCAGCTTTCTAGTCTTCAAGGAAATCCTGTCGTTTTATACTTTTATCCCAAAGATGACACAAGTGGTTGCACAAATGAGGCAGTCAATTTTTCCCTTTTAAAGGGAGAATTCGATAAAATAGGAGTTACTGTTATTGGTATCTCTCCAGACAGCGTAGAGAAACATAATAAATTTAAAGAAAAACATAAACTTGATGTTATTCTTGTATCTGATGAAGAAAAAAATACCCTTCAAGATTATGGTGTTTGGGTTCAAAAAAGCATGTATGGGCGCCAATATATGGGTGTTGAACGTACTACTTTTTTAATAGACTCAAGTGGAAAAATAGCAGCAAAGTGGCAAAAAGTTAGTGTGCCTGGACATGCAGAAAAAGTTTTGGAAGCTGCACGTGAGTTATGCAGTAGACTATCATAG
- the prfB gene encoding peptide chain release factor 2 (programmed frameshift): MRTEIETLVNEIEKALQLLRRHLDWDQSLKRLEYLNKRVGDSSLWDDAQLAQDMMRERQYLEDSINSIQSLTGTLEESVELIAMGEEEGDVDIVVDAENTIRKLKHEIDKRQIDTLLSGEADSNDTYLEIHAGAGGTESQDWASMLLRMYTRWAEKHKMKVDMLEIHDGEEAGIKSATILIKGHNAYGMMKTESGVHRLVRISPYDSNARRHTSFASVWVYSVIDDNIEVDVSEADVRIDTYRASGAGGQHVNTTDSAVRITHVKTGIVVQCQTERSQHKNKATAWSMLRARLYEEEMKKREEETSAVEASKTEIGWGHQIRSYVLQPYQLVKDLRTGTENTNPQAVLDGDLDIFIEAALAQRIYGKNKKTKDSNL; this comes from the exons ATGAGAACAGAGATAGAAACATTAGTTAACGAGATAGAAAAAGCGCTTCAACTGCTAAGGAGGCATCTT GACTGGGATCAGTCATTAAAGCGCCTTGAGTATCTTAATAAAAGAGTAGGGGATTCTTCTCTGTGGGATGATGCGCAGTTAGCACAGGATATGATGCGTGAGCGTCAGTATCTTGAGGATTCTATCAATTCTATTCAGTCTCTTACAGGGACTCTTGAGGAGTCTGTTGAATTAATTGCAATGGGTGAAGAGGAAGGGGATGTAGATATTGTTGTTGATGCAGAGAACACAATACGTAAGCTTAAGCATGAAATAGACAAGCGCCAAATTGATACGCTTCTTTCTGGAGAAGCAGATTCTAATGATACTTATTTAGAAATTCACGCTGGTGCTGGTGGTACAGAAAGTCAGGATTGGGCTTCTATGCTTTTGCGTATGTATACTCGTTGGGCTGAAAAACACAAAATGAAAGTTGATATGCTAGAGATTCATGATGGGGAAGAAGCAGGTATAAAGTCAGCTACGATCCTTATTAAAGGGCATAATGCTTATGGTATGATGAAAACAGAGTCAGGAGTTCATCGTTTGGTACGAATTTCACCGTATGACTCAAACGCAAGGCGCCATACATCATTTGCGAGTGTTTGGGTTTACTCGGTTATTGATGATAATATTGAAGTTGATGTTTCAGAAGCAGATGTTCGGATTGATACCTATCGTGCATCAGGAGCAGGAGGACAACATGTTAACACAACGGATTCAGCAGTTCGTATTACTCATGTGAAAACAGGGATTGTTGTGCAGTGTCAAACAGAGCGCTCTCAACATAAAAATAAGGCTACAGCCTGGTCTATGTTACGCGCGCGCCTTTATGAAGAAGAGATGAAAAAGCGTGAAGAAGAAACAAGTGCTGTTGAAGCTTCTAAAACAGAAATTGGATGGGGACATCAAATTAGATCTTATGTTCTGCAACCTTACCAACTTGTTAAAGATTTGCGTACAGGCACTGAAAACACTAACCCACAGGCTGTGCTTGATGGTGATTTAGATATATTCATAGAAGCAGCACTTGCACAGCGTATCTACGGAAAAAATAAGAAAACTAAAGATTCCAATTTATAA
- a CDS encoding penicillin-binding protein 1A — translation MFRYLFHIFSLIVFYVVMVWTAVGVSYADSLPDYKVLSLYEPPVLTRFHAADGSLMAEFATKNRLFLPIQSIPSSLQEAFISAEDKNFYSHFGLDPEGISRALVNNIMHIGSGRRLEGASTITQQVAKNFLLDSSVTFRRKLKEAILAMRIEKTYSKDHILELYLNEIYLGHGSYGVASASLTYFGKSVDELSLEECAYLAALPKAPANYDPFKYTQRAIERRNWVIDRMVVNGYIGSEEAEEAKKKPLGVKLRGKDSYVFAADYFTEEVRRDLINRYGATTLYEGGLSVRTTLDPNLQLIARRSLQNGLIKFDRAQGWRGAYRKISSEGDWGKALAKISRLSDVPEWTLAVVLSSHKDKISIGLQPQREDSGLLSTKREIATLSLEQSGWALKVINENGHHKKFQNLSNVLHVGDVIFVEQSEKSGTYNLQQVPQIQGAAVVMDPHTGRVLAMIGGFSFAISEFNRATQAYRQPGSSFKPFVYAAALDNGYTPGSVILDGPVEVRQSNGEVWKPKNYGGTFAGPSTLRYGIEHSRNLMTIRLANDMGMGLVAEYAERFGVTDKLQPYLPMALGAGETTVLRMVTAYSVIANGGRSIRPSLIDRIQDRYGKTIYRHDNRLCENCNVQLWNNQDEPTLIDERDQVLDPMTAYQITSMMEGVVQRSLARHLGHLNRHLAGKTGTTNDSKDVWFLGFTPDLVVGFFLGYDQPASLGHYETGSSLVTPIFGEFIKDALKDKPDVPFKVPSDMILLPINRKTGMLAEAGDEDVIIEAFKPGTGPVDMYQVIGGTNSFQEGVSAVTTSPQVNKAIESGVGGLY, via the coding sequence ATTTTTAGATATCTTTTTCATATTTTTTCTCTTATTGTGTTTTATGTAGTTATGGTGTGGACGGCAGTGGGGGTCAGCTATGCTGATTCACTTCCTGATTATAAAGTTCTCTCCCTTTATGAACCACCTGTGTTGACACGTTTTCATGCTGCTGATGGTAGTCTTATGGCTGAATTTGCTACAAAAAATCGCCTTTTTTTACCAATTCAATCAATCCCATCATCTCTGCAAGAAGCCTTTATTTCTGCTGAAGATAAGAATTTTTACAGTCATTTTGGTTTAGATCCTGAGGGAATTTCTAGAGCTTTAGTCAATAATATTATGCATATTGGTTCTGGTCGACGTTTAGAGGGGGCATCAACGATTACACAGCAGGTGGCTAAGAATTTCTTACTGGATTCGAGCGTAACATTTAGGCGTAAATTGAAAGAAGCTATTCTTGCAATGCGTATTGAAAAAACTTATTCGAAAGATCATATTCTTGAATTATACCTTAATGAAATTTATCTTGGCCATGGCTCATATGGTGTTGCCTCAGCATCATTGACCTATTTTGGTAAATCTGTTGATGAGCTTTCTCTGGAAGAATGCGCCTATCTAGCGGCTCTTCCGAAAGCTCCTGCAAATTATGATCCATTTAAGTATACACAACGTGCTATTGAACGGCGTAATTGGGTTATAGACCGAATGGTTGTTAACGGGTATATTGGGTCAGAGGAAGCTGAAGAGGCCAAAAAGAAACCTTTAGGGGTGAAGTTACGTGGAAAAGACAGCTATGTTTTTGCAGCCGATTATTTTACGGAAGAGGTTCGTCGTGACCTTATAAATCGCTACGGAGCTACAACCTTGTATGAAGGTGGGCTTTCGGTGCGTACGACATTGGATCCTAATTTGCAACTCATTGCACGGCGTTCATTGCAGAATGGTTTAATTAAGTTTGATCGTGCACAAGGGTGGCGTGGAGCTTACCGAAAAATTAGTAGTGAAGGGGATTGGGGGAAAGCACTCGCTAAAATCTCTAGGTTAAGCGATGTTCCTGAATGGACTTTAGCGGTTGTTTTGTCTTCTCACAAGGATAAAATAAGCATTGGTTTGCAGCCGCAACGTGAAGATTCAGGTTTGTTATCAACAAAACGGGAGATTGCCACATTATCTCTGGAGCAATCAGGGTGGGCGTTAAAAGTTATCAATGAAAATGGCCATCATAAAAAATTTCAGAATTTATCAAATGTTCTGCATGTTGGGGATGTTATTTTTGTTGAACAATCGGAGAAAAGTGGTACCTATAATTTGCAGCAAGTGCCTCAAATTCAAGGAGCAGCTGTTGTAATGGATCCTCATACGGGACGTGTTCTCGCAATGATAGGTGGTTTTTCCTTCGCTATATCTGAATTTAATCGAGCAACGCAAGCTTACCGTCAACCTGGTTCTTCGTTTAAACCTTTTGTTTACGCAGCTGCACTTGATAATGGATATACGCCGGGATCAGTTATTCTGGATGGTCCTGTTGAAGTTCGCCAAAGCAATGGTGAAGTTTGGAAACCAAAAAATTATGGTGGAACATTTGCAGGGCCTTCAACATTGCGTTATGGGATTGAACACTCCCGTAATCTCATGACCATTAGGCTTGCTAATGACATGGGGATGGGTTTAGTTGCTGAGTATGCAGAGCGTTTTGGTGTTACAGATAAGCTACAACCTTATCTTCCTATGGCCTTGGGAGCTGGTGAAACAACGGTTTTACGCATGGTAACAGCTTATTCGGTCATTGCGAATGGAGGACGTTCTATCCGACCTTCTCTTATTGATAGAATTCAAGATCGTTATGGAAAGACTATATACCGGCATGATAACCGATTATGTGAAAACTGTAATGTTCAATTATGGAATAATCAAGATGAACCAACACTCATTGATGAAAGAGATCAGGTTCTAGATCCCATGACTGCTTACCAAATTACCTCGATGATGGAGGGAGTTGTTCAACGTTCTTTAGCAAGGCATTTGGGTCATCTCAATCGTCATCTCGCGGGTAAGACAGGTACGACGAATGACTCTAAGGATGTATGGTTTTTAGGTTTTACACCCGATCTCGTTGTTGGTTTTTTTCTTGGGTATGATCAACCAGCTTCGTTAGGGCATTATGAGACCGGGAGTTCGTTGGTAACTCCTATTTTTGGAGAGTTTATAAAAGATGCGTTAAAAGATAAACCGGATGTTCCATTTAAAGTGCCTAGTGATATGATTTTATTACCAATTAATCGCAAAACAGGTATGCTTGCTGAGGCAGGAGACGAGGATGTCATTATTGAAGCGTTTAAACCAGGAACAGGTCCTGTTGACATGTATCAGGTTATTGGTGGAACAAACTCTTTTCAAGAAGGTGTCTCAGCGGTAACAACTTCGCCACAGGTCAATAAAGCAATTGAAAGTGGAGTTGGTGGATTATACTAG
- a CDS encoding N-acetylmuramoyl-L-alanine amidase family protein has product MVWCVSVTKLRASHSYLSIIQHFIHFLLFFLMYQVSVQAADSFGLVSLRAIGDNTNVRIIAAFSSEPRFHLQILDKPARLIINLPLMKKNTFIKEENVLPAMLFDMSYIFSNVRESRVIVTSKAAFSVKKSVVQKLHENLWQVLIDITQTTQQQFNAALQEQNAASQGQKQVGNITKKQPDFGNHFRVVLDPGHGGIDSGAKGVTGVLEKDVTLAFARAVRDALKKYNNINVILTRDSDVFLRLKERVQKAQRFNADLFVSIHADTINTPFLRGSTVYTLSDKASDAMAKTLAESENKVDLLGGFPTEEFSEVTDILIDLARRETHTFSINFADRIILNLSQDDIHLINNPHRYADFQVLKAPDVPSVLIEIGYLSNEEDEKLLNDSEWRKKMASSIARSIYQFSLHHQEIISFP; this is encoded by the coding sequence ATGGTGTGGTGCGTCTCTGTGACAAAATTGAGAGCATCTCATTCTTATTTGAGTATTATTCAGCATTTTATACATTTTTTGCTATTTTTTTTGATGTATCAAGTAAGTGTTCAGGCTGCTGATTCGTTTGGATTAGTAAGTTTGCGTGCTATTGGTGATAATACGAATGTACGAATTATTGCGGCTTTTAGTTCTGAACCACGCTTTCATTTACAGATTTTAGATAAGCCAGCACGTTTAATTATTAATTTACCTTTAATGAAAAAAAATACGTTTATAAAGGAAGAAAACGTATTACCGGCTATGCTGTTTGATATGAGCTATATTTTTTCAAATGTGCGGGAATCACGTGTCATTGTTACAAGTAAGGCTGCTTTTTCTGTTAAAAAAAGTGTTGTACAGAAATTACATGAAAATTTATGGCAAGTGTTAATTGACATTACTCAAACTACACAACAGCAGTTTAATGCAGCGTTACAGGAGCAGAATGCAGCATCACAGGGGCAGAAACAGGTTGGTAATATTACAAAAAAGCAGCCTGATTTTGGGAATCATTTTCGTGTCGTTCTTGATCCTGGCCATGGTGGTATTGATAGTGGTGCAAAAGGTGTTACTGGAGTTTTAGAAAAAGATGTAACTTTAGCTTTTGCGCGTGCAGTGCGAGATGCACTGAAAAAATATAACAACATTAATGTAATTCTAACGCGCGATTCTGATGTTTTTTTAAGATTGAAAGAGAGAGTTCAAAAAGCACAAAGATTCAATGCTGATCTTTTTGTATCTATTCATGCAGATACTATTAACACTCCTTTTCTTCGAGGTTCCACAGTTTATACCTTATCAGATAAAGCATCTGATGCAATGGCAAAGACTTTAGCTGAAAGTGAAAATAAAGTTGATCTCCTTGGTGGATTTCCTACAGAAGAATTTTCTGAAGTTACAGATATTTTAATTGATCTTGCTCGGCGTGAAACACATACATTTTCGATTAATTTTGCTGATCGCATCATCTTAAATTTGTCGCAGGATGATATTCATTTAATCAATAATCCTCATCGGTATGCTGATTTCCAGGTTTTAAAAGCTCCGGATGTGCCGTCTGTTCTTATAGAGATAGGCTATTTGTCTAATGAAGAGGATGAGAAATTACTGAACGATTCTGAATGGAGAAAAAAAATGGCTTCTTCTATTGCACGTTCTATCTATCAATTTTCGTTGCACCATCAAGAGATTATTTCATTTCCATAG
- a CDS encoding invasion associated locus B family protein, protein MLHKNIRTAITVFAGASSFFLTFCVSAHAQALSQGWYKICDKQGDNDICNTMNTVISNTGQPLTSVNLVDIKGGKQNEKRIGIQVPTGRFLPEGVHIQVGDNFSKKIPYIICNAQSCIANDILDDKLISAMRAGSKMTITTVNFRGSANPIEFSLNGFTAAYTGASVDEKTFQQEQMKLQQAVQSRQKEIEDRMRAEQEKAKKNL, encoded by the coding sequence ATGTTGCATAAAAATATTCGTACAGCCATTACAGTATTCGCTGGGGCTTCTTCTTTTTTCCTAACTTTTTGTGTTTCAGCACATGCACAGGCTTTGTCGCAGGGATGGTATAAGATTTGTGATAAGCAAGGAGATAACGATATTTGCAACACAATGAATACTGTTATTTCAAATACAGGACAACCTTTAACTTCCGTTAATTTGGTTGACATCAAAGGAGGAAAGCAAAATGAGAAGCGTATAGGTATTCAGGTTCCTACAGGTCGTTTTTTACCAGAAGGTGTTCATATCCAAGTTGGAGATAATTTTTCCAAGAAAATTCCTTACATTATATGCAATGCACAAAGCTGTATCGCGAACGATATCCTAGATGACAAATTGATTTCTGCTATGAGAGCTGGCTCAAAAATGACGATTACTACGGTTAATTTTCGGGGTTCTGCTAATCCTATAGAGTTTTCTCTTAATGGCTTTACTGCTGCATATACAGGAGCCAGTGTAGACGAGAAAACCTTTCAGCAAGAACAAATGAAGTTGCAACAGGCTGTTCAATCCAGGCAAAAGGAAATCGAAGATCGTATGCGAGCTGAGCAAGAAAAGGCCAAAAAAAATCTATGA
- a CDS encoding extracellular solute-binding protein translates to MSFYISHFFIKIPFILAIFLLYHEATASGIAMHGTPKLSDDFDHFPYASPTKINQDGKITYGVVGTFDGLNPFVIRGFRTTARGLFADEQFSGLVYETMMVRSRDEPFTLYSLLAEKIELNDERTEITFFLNPKARFSDGQPITIEDVLFTIELLKEKGRPPFNRYMKNIESVEIIGNHGIKMRFPNSKDRELPLLLAGSMPVLPKHAININNFEKNGLTQIPGSGPYIIDRVNPGERIVYKRNPDYWGKDLPVNKGLNNFETIQIEYFLNDTAHFESFKKGLIDVFIEGSANANRWHFSYNFPAVQEGKIIKESFLKKTPADTIGFVFNTRRSIFEDRKVRQALSMIFDFEWVNHHLFNNVYSRIEGYWAGSILSSIGKSANKKERELLKPYPDAVLPDVMSGNWHMPKTDGSGMSRLTAQKAWILLQEAGFTRKNNKAIAPNGIPFKFEIMTQTLNEEKVALAFKSSLSRLGIDVDIRTVDDTQYQNRLGTFDYDMIIGKLRNSLSPGNEQINRWGSTSRNLKGSFNFAGAADPAIDAMITAMLDARSTEEFIAAVRALDRVLISGSYYIPLYHIPEQWVARWSHINHPSYTSLYGYHIPTWWRE, encoded by the coding sequence ATGTCCTTTTACATTTCCCATTTTTTTATTAAGATTCCTTTTATTTTAGCTATCTTTCTTCTTTACCATGAAGCCACCGCAAGTGGTATTGCAATGCATGGAACACCAAAATTATCTGATGATTTTGATCACTTTCCTTATGCTTCTCCCACTAAAATCAATCAAGATGGTAAAATAACCTATGGTGTTGTGGGAACATTTGATGGATTAAATCCATTTGTTATTCGTGGCTTTAGAACGACCGCAAGAGGACTCTTCGCTGATGAGCAATTTTCTGGCCTTGTTTATGAGACAATGATGGTACGTTCTCGTGATGAACCTTTTACACTCTATAGTTTATTAGCAGAAAAAATTGAGCTCAATGATGAACGTACTGAAATCACTTTTTTTCTGAATCCCAAAGCGCGTTTCTCAGATGGACAACCTATAACGATTGAAGATGTTCTATTTACAATCGAACTTCTTAAAGAGAAAGGTCGTCCTCCATTTAACAGATATATGAAAAACATCGAATCCGTGGAAATCATCGGTAACCACGGCATTAAGATGCGTTTCCCAAACTCAAAAGATCGTGAACTTCCATTGCTTTTAGCGGGAAGTATGCCAGTCTTACCTAAACATGCTATTAATATTAATAATTTCGAAAAAAATGGTCTTACTCAAATACCAGGAAGTGGTCCATATATTATTGATCGTGTTAATCCTGGTGAACGAATTGTTTACAAAAGAAATCCTGATTATTGGGGTAAAGACCTTCCTGTTAACAAAGGATTGAACAATTTTGAAACCATTCAAATTGAATATTTTTTGAATGATACAGCACATTTTGAATCTTTTAAAAAAGGTCTCATTGATGTTTTCATTGAAGGATCTGCCAACGCAAATCGCTGGCATTTTTCTTATAATTTCCCAGCAGTTCAAGAAGGGAAGATTATTAAAGAAAGTTTTTTAAAAAAGACACCTGCTGATACGATTGGCTTTGTCTTTAATACACGTCGTTCGATTTTTGAAGACAGAAAAGTTCGACAAGCATTATCGATGATTTTTGATTTTGAATGGGTTAATCATCATCTTTTTAATAATGTCTATAGTAGAATAGAGGGATATTGGGCAGGATCTATTCTTTCTTCTATAGGAAAATCAGCTAACAAAAAAGAACGGGAACTTTTAAAACCTTACCCTGATGCAGTTCTTCCTGATGTGATGAGTGGAAATTGGCACATGCCAAAAACAGATGGTTCAGGAATGAGCCGACTAACAGCCCAAAAAGCATGGATTCTCTTGCAAGAAGCAGGTTTTACAAGAAAAAATAATAAAGCTATTGCCCCTAATGGCATACCTTTCAAATTTGAAATTATGACGCAAACACTTAATGAAGAAAAAGTAGCTCTTGCTTTTAAAAGCAGCTTATCACGACTTGGTATCGATGTTGATATCAGAACTGTTGATGATACACAGTATCAAAACCGACTGGGAACATTTGATTACGATATGATTATTGGAAAATTACGGAATTCCTTATCACCAGGAAATGAACAGATAAATCGTTGGGGATCAACTTCTAGAAATTTAAAAGGAAGTTTTAATTTTGCAGGAGCAGCTGATCCCGCAATAGACGCAATGATAACAGCAATGCTCGACGCACGCTCAACCGAAGAATTTATCGCTGCAGTCCGTGCTTTAGACAGAGTCCTTATTTCCGGGAGTTACTACATACCACTCTATCATATACCCGAACAATGGGTAGCCCGTTGGTCACATATTAACCACCCTTCTTATACATCACTTTACGGATATCACATTCCAACTTGGTGGCGTGAATAA